The Canis aureus isolate CA01 chromosome X, VMU_Caureus_v.1.0, whole genome shotgun sequence region GCTGCTGTTCCCTGGCTTACCCCAATCTGAGGCCTCTGTGTGGCCCCCTCGGTTACAAGGGTTCACTCATCATCACTCATTGTCCTCACCTTAAGTATAATTAAGGCCTATTAGGATCTCCAACTTGGGCAGAATCAGAGCTGCTGCACAGGCCCAAGGACCTCACCTCCCTGTGAATCACTTCTTCCGCTCCCCACCGGAGGAAATGAGAGGGGCATCTCAGCCAGGCTGTCCTGGGATGGGCAGTTCCTCATTCAGGGTCCTTACCTTGATACCTGTCAAGCTGGGACCCTTCCTCATACTGACCTGAGGACACAGGCCTTAAACCAAGGCTCTTATATCCCTGAGATCCCTGAAGAATGAGTTTAGGGGATGCTCAGGCTGCAGCTCTACCTGAGGCCCTCGAGGCCTGAGAGTAACTGAGGCATGGTCTCTCAGTAATCCCTCTATTCTGGGTTGTTGGTGTCCAGCCCCCATTCATACAAGGTCCTcattttgtctctgtctctttaatTAAAGACTGTTGGGAAAAACCTCATCCCTGCAAACGCTTGAGCAGGTTCCTGACTGCAAACCTTGCAGAGACTGGGATACTGTCCCTAGGAAAATGTGAGATGGGGAAGCTATGGCACAAGGCAGGGGAGTACCCAGGAGTTAAGCTATCAGAGAAGGATCATtctgatcttttctttctcttcgcCAGCTTGACAAAATCTTAAGTAGTTTCACTTCTGACAGATTTCCTTCCTATAGGGAAAGGGCAGAGCAGGATGATTTTGAGAGCCCTGATCTTTTCAGGTTACCTGACATTGCACATATAGATGATGACATTgtcactaaatatatttttttttcttcacactaTGTATTTACTCAGATTATTATTGTGGCTATGGATTCCAAAAAACTGCTTTGGGTCAGAGTTTTGTTTTATCCCAGGAGATACATTTTGGAGTAATGAGAAGAAAAACGAATTAAAGGTACAAGGTCTGCCTGAGGATGGGAGGAGCAAAGAGCATGGGTCTCTGGACTGACCCAGACCATGGATCCAGTCCCAGTTAGGTCTCTTACCACTCCTGTGAACTAgagatatttacaaattatttatctGTAAATGAAGTTTTCTAAGCTCTATTCCATAGGAATGTTGAACTTATGTTCTCTATAAGGCATTTGGTATGCACATTAAGAAATATTGGGTCTGAATGAATAGCAGTTATGCTTTTTATGAACCCTCAAAGCACCGCCCTCCcatctgagtttattttttatccaGTACATAGCAAATGATATACAGTGCATAGGGACAAAAAGAAACATCCTTAAgccaaataaattatattttattttttctaaacagaataaaaggaaaggcaAACCATGAAttagacacattttatttttttaaactatattttctccattttgtgtTCCCAACTATTTCACTATGTTGTTCTTTCACATTTTCATGAAAATACCTATTGCAGTCCCATGTTATCTGCTTTTCGATCATAAATACAATATAGATGGTTTGTGACTTTCAAATACCAAAAATGTAGCTCTGCTGTGTTAAACAGCAATAAATATACAGCCATGCCACtcttaaattacattaaaaccTAAGTAAGCTACtataagaaaaaacatttgaaaacaccaaaataaatataactgtCTATGTGTTTCTAGAAGTTACCTGTTTAGAACAAGTACGAGGAAgagcttttctcttccttccagccCCGAGGACTCTGCACGTGTTAAAAGAGCAAGGACTGGAGAGCTATGCCATCCGTAAGTGTACAGTCTAAAGCTAAATGAGctaagagaaaaattgaaaacacCGAAATAAATATAACCGTATGTGTGTTTCTAGAAGTTACCAGCTTAGAACAAGTATGAGGAAGAGCTTTTGTGTGCCCTCCATCCCTAGGCCTGCACCACTCACAAGGTGGACCGCCCGCCCCGCTGCAGCCCCGaggaggagccgccgccgccccgagCGCCTCCCTGGAGGCGGAGGAAGCCCAGCGCCGCCTCCAGGGCAGGCGGCCAGGCCGTGGCTGTGGCCGCGGCCGCGGCGGCCGAGGCCCCCCTGGCCGAGGCCAAGGCCCACCTGGCCGTGGCCGTGGTCGCGGCGGCCGAGGCCCCCCAGGCCGAGGCAGCGGCAGCCGAGGCCCCCCTGACCGTGGCCGTGGTCGCGGCGGCCGAGGCCCCCATGGCCGAGGCCGCCctggccgtggccgtggccgaGGCCCCCCTGGCCGAGGCCCTGGGCCCCGCGCGCTCCTCCTGGTCTAGCAGAGCCTCGGCGTAGAGCTCGGGGAAGCAGCTGGGCACGGTGTCGTTGATCTTGGCGAGGACCTGCAGCACCTGCATCTTGCTGGTCTCGGCGCGGGCTCGCGGGCCCCACAGGAACTCGTGGCGCGGGGGGTCGCTGGCCGGCACCTGGCGGTACTCCAGGTAGCCCTGGCGCACCAGGTCTTGGGTGAGGAGCTTCCGGGGCTCCCCGAAGATCAGGTGCCACCTGCCCTCGTAGACGCCCAGCATGTGCAGGAACTCCCAGATGTCCTCCTCGGCGGCGCGGTTGCCCTTCATGAAGATGACGCCCAGCAGCGTCATGAGGAGGCCGGTCTTGGGCAGCTCCCGGGTgctggtggcggcggcggccaggCCCAGCTTGCTGACCAGCGCGTACGACTGGCTGCGGGCGTCGACCTCCCTGAGCTCCAGGCCGAAGACCAGCTCCAGGCGCTCGGCGGCGCACCGGAAGATCTCGGGGAAGTGCTCGCGGTACTTCCTGCCCACCGTCTTCTGCAGCGCGGCCCGCGGGACGGGCTCCCCGCTGCTGTGCTTCTCCAGCAGGAGCTGCACCAGCATGCTGGCCTTGCGGCTGAGGGGGTCCCTGCGGGCGCTGGGGCCGGGGGACCCGGCGGGGCTCCCGGCGCCCTGCTCCCGCGGCGACCccgaggcggaggcggaggcggaggcggaggcgcaggcggaggcggaggcgccGGGAGACCCGGGCTGCGGggggggcgccgccgccgcctcggggGCGCGCGGGGGACTCCCCTGCAGGCTCAGCGAGGGGATGCGGGGGGCctcctcggccgccgccgccgccgccgccgccgccacctccGCCACCGCCGCCTCcacctccgcctccgcctccgccacCACCGCTGCGGCCGCCGCCACCCCGACATTCTCCTCCCCGTGGCCCTCGTGGCGTTTCTTGCGGGCACGGAGCTTGCTCTTTTGGCCCCGAGGCATGGCGACCCTGGGCAGGGCTGGCGGGCAGCGGGGACACCTGGAGAGCGGGACAGTGAGGCGGGGTGAGCCCCttggcggcggggcccggggtgcGCCCTGCCTGGGGGTCACTGGGGGCGACGGTGGAGACCCGTGTCCgggtgcggggcgggggaggcccTCTCCGGTCACGTGCAAGATCGGCAGGTGAGTTGTTGGCAAGCTCCGGgtcccccccccagccctcctccccccccctcctcccccacccccccgcagcccgcccTCGGGGCCCTCCCTCCCTCGGGGCCCTCCCGCCCTCGGGGCCCTCCCTCCCTCGGGGTCCAACCTCCCTCGGGGTCCGCTCTCCCGGGCCTGCTGCCTCGCCCTGACGCTGGCCACTCAGGCCCACGGCGGCAGGGCCTCGAGACTGACTAGGAGCGAGCGAGGCTGACCACGCAGCCCCACGTGCCCGACACCACCGACGCCGACACCAGCGAGCCTGAAAGCTGCGGCAGACGCGCCGAGGCTCCCTGGCCCGCGCCCCGCTGTCCCCCCTCGGGCGGTCCCCGGGAGCCCGCCTGCCGCCCCGTGCCCCCCGTCCCGGGCCCGCAGCTCCGGGGCCCACAGCAGGGCGCGTGTTCTGAGGTGCGCTCGTTCCGGGGAGGGACCTGCTGCCTGCCCCCGACCAAGGAAGGCCCCACGTCCCCGGGTCCCCGGAGCACCCACCGCCACCAGGAGCGGGGCCTCCGCGTGGCCCCCGGGGTGGGtatggagccccccccccccccagccctcacGAAGGCCCTCCTTCTCGCCAGCGGGCCTGGGACTTCTCCCCGCGCTGCGCGGAGCCACAGTCCAGCAGCAGCCTCGGGCCAAGCCTGCAGTCCCTGAGCCCCCGCGGGGGCAGCAGCCATGGGGGCAGCCATGTTGGGGCCTCCGAGGCGCGGGAGCAGGGGCCGAGcggggcagggtgtgtgtgtggaccCCCTTTCCCAGGGCAGATGGGGCCGGGGCTTGTCGGGGCGGCGTGCCCGCGGCCTTAACCCGGGACTCCTGGCTCCTGGCCGCGGACGGGCGCGTGGGACCCCCGTCTGGGCTCACCCTAGGCAGGAGCGGTCCGACTAGGCCTCGCCGCCCACCGCGTGGTCAGGAGGAAGTCGTCGAGGGCCACTTCCGGTCATGTGGGTCCGGGCCCCCGGGAAGCCCGCGTGGGCGGGAGGGCTGCGGCGTGCTGGGCGTGTGCTGGGGCGCCGGAGAGCGGCCTGCAGTTTGGCGCGCGCGGGCTTCCGCTGCCTCTGAGCAGCTCGGGGGCCTTCTCCCTCCGCTGCGCTGACGCCACTGCCCTCGGACCGAGGGTCTCATGTCCCTCCCAGCGTCCCCCCGTAGGAAGTGTTTGGGGGCCTCCTCGTGCCTGCCAGGCCTGGGGCTACCCAATCTGATAGTCACCAGGTGATAGCTTTGGGGGAGCACGTGCCCTTTGGTGGGCACTCCCTCAGACgtctctccctgtctttccttgGCTCCCCCCCTGCAGGAGTTGTGATACCTTCAACCTGCTGAGCTGAAGCCTTGCACCGATGACTTAAATTCTTTGAGACCCCAGATACATAGTGAAGGTTCGCTTTATCGGGGCACCCCTTCTTGTGACCCTCCGCAGCTTTCATTAGGCGTTTACACCTTATTCGAGTCCTGTTTCAAATAACACAATAGTGTCGCTGTTACTGTAGGTTTGTTACAGCAGAGTATTCCCAACTCCCCCATTTCTATAGGTCAtactattgatttattttatccttAAGGTACAGTCATTGGTTGCAttgctcttattttattttgaacataGATACCTTTTTTAACGATGAAAAATAAGAAGATGCTTTATATTCCTTTATTCGCTCCGTGTCTTTCACTGACTCCTTGTGGGTGCGTGGCAAGCTCCCTCTGTTGACTTGAGGTCAGCCCTTCAGATCAATGCCGAATACTCCCTGTGACTCCCCATATGACCTAAAGGTACACTTCTTAGGGATTTCCTGCCTAAGCCCTTCCAGAGATGGCTATAGATAGATGAGAATCTTATAAGTTCCAGTGTTCTGGGATAGAGATCTTGCACTGAGTTCTTCACAGCCCTACAGTTCCTACGTCTGTAACCACCTCCTCTCACCACCACTATGGTCCTCAAAAACTCCATGTAGAAACTGGATTTCTTCTTAGCCTGATAGCTTAGCCTAGGGCCTCTCCTGCCTGACATCACTGTCATTTCTGAAAGTTTCTGGGATAAATTTCTGCCCTATGCATAATTAGTatgatacttattatttttttgaatacttttatttgtatttttgacgTATAAAAATTTACATGCACAATGTGATGTTTTCATATATGCATACACTGAAATGATTATCACAGACATTCAACATACTACTTTCCATAGTTACCATTTTCATGTGTGTTGTaaaaaatcctgccattttcaacaacatggatgaatcaggatgaattatgctaagtgaaactgGCCAGATGTAGAAACACAAATGttctatgatttcacttatatgtggaatcaaaagaGTAAAGACAGATGTAACTCATAGTACCAAAGGACAATGGTGGTCAGCAGAGGCTGGGAGGTGATAAAAGAGGGGAGATATTGATGAAAGGGTACAGTCTTTGTTGTGAGTCAATTCTGGAAACCTGTACAGCccagtgactatagttaatatagtttttacatggggcacctggatggctcagtcagttaagcttctgtcttcagCTGGTGTTGGcgtctcagtgtcctgggatctagccccctgagcagggagcctgctcttccctctcccctgcccctagTCATCTCTCTCTtattatctctctcaaataaataaataaaacaatttttttaaaaaactgtttatttACCTGAAATTTACTAAGAGTCTAGATCTCAATAGTTCTTTCTAGTCTGTTTTCATTTGTGCCTTATTAAAAGGACCATAAATATTAAAGGCCCAGTCTTCAGTTACAAAAGAAATGTCAGGTAGTTATTAGGACAATATCTGGACTAATTGACTCAAACCACCCCAGCCAACCCAAACTTTGGTGCTGTCATGATATTACCCTATAGTCCTGGCACACAGGCTCTGAGGAGCTGCTTCAGTTTCCTCGAGTGAAGCAGTAGAAAATGACTATCCCGGGGCACGCTGGAAAGATCAAGGCTAAAGTACAAACCTTTCCTCCACACAAGTCCTAGT contains the following coding sequences:
- the LOC144308953 gene encoding melanoma-associated antigen B4-like, with product MPRGQKSKLRARKKRHEGHGEENVGVAAAAAVVAEAEAEVEAAVAEVAAAAAAAAAEEAPRIPSLSLQGSPPRAPEAAAAPPPQPGSPGASASACASASASASASGSPREQGAGSPAGSPGPSARRDPLSRKASMLVQLLLEKHSSGEPVPRAALQKTVGRKYREHFPEIFRCAAERLELVFGLELREVDARSQSYALVSKLGLAAAATSTRELPKTGLLMTLLGVIFMKGNRAAEEDIWEFLHMLGVYEGRWHLIFGEPRKLLTQDLVRQGYLEYRQVPASDPPRHEFLWGPRARAETSKMQVLQVLAKINDTVPSCFPELYAEALLDQEERAGPRASARGASATATARAASAMGASAAATTATVRGASAAAASAWGASAAATTATARWALASARGASAAAAAATATAWPPALEAALGFLRLQGGARGGGGSSSGLQRGGRSTL